The DNA segment CGAGGACATCGGATGACCGCACTGACCATCGACCGTATCAACAAGCGGTATGGCAACCTGCACATCCTGAAGGATATATCGATCCCGATTGGCCAGGGCGAGTTCGTCTCGCTGCTCGGCCCCAGCGGCTGCGGCAAGACAACGACCTTGCGCTGCATCGCCGGTTTCGAACGCCCCGACGATGGCCGCATCCTGTTCGGCAACCGCGACGTGACACGCGCGCTGCCGGAGCAGCGCGACATCGGCATGGTGTTCCAGTCCTACGCGCTTTTTCCGCACATGACGGTGGCAGAGAATTTGAGCTTCGGCCTCGAGGTCCGCAAGATCTCCATGCCTGATCGCCAGCGACGCATCGCCGACGTTCTTGCCATGGTCCGCCTCGAAGGTTACGACAAACGCTATCCGCGCGAACTCTCCGGTGGCCAGCAGCAGCGCGTGGCACTGGCCCGCGCGCTGGTCATCGAGCCGTCGGTGCTTTTGCTCGACGAGCCGCTGGCCAATCTCGACGCCACCTTGCGCGACGAGATGCGCTTCTTCATTCGCGACCTGCAGCAGCGCGTCGGCATTACCAGCATCTATGTCACACACGACCAGGCCGAGGCGATGGTGATGTCGGACAAGATCGTGGTGATGAGCGCCGGCACGATCTCGCAGTTCGGCTCGCCGCGCGAGATCTACGAGCGGCCCGCGTCGCAATCGGTTGCCGGCTTCATCGGACGGTCGAACACCATCGCGGGCAAGATCGCCGAAGCGCTCGGCCAGGACAGCTACAAGGTCGACACGCCTTGCGGCAGCATCGGCACGACGGGCCCGGCGGGGCTCGCCAAAGGGGCTGAGGTCAAGATCATGATCCGGCCGGAGAATATCGATACGCAGAGAAAGGGAGCAGGCCGCCCGACGTCGGCAGGGCCGGCCGGCGCACATGGAAACGTGCTTACCGGCTCGGTGGTAAACTCGGTCTATCAGGGCAGCGCCAACCAGTTGGCCGTCAAGCTGGCCAGCGGCGACCGCGTGATCGTCGACGTCAATGGCCGCAACCCGCTCGACATAGGCGAGCAGGTCGCCTTGCGCTTTGCCGCGCGCGACACCTGGGTCCTGGCATCATGAGTGCAACCGAGGCGGCTCCACGCCTGGAAAGCCGGGGCAATCGCGGCAGTGCCACCTGGATGGTGGTGCCGGCACTGGTACTGCTCATCGGCTTCTTTGCGCTGCCCTATCTGACGATCATCACCATGAGCCTGCGCGAGGCATCGACCCGCGCCGTCTATGGCGATGGCTTCACACTGGCGCACTACACGACGGCGCTCGGCGATTTCTACATCTGGGGCATCCTCGGACGCACCTTGCTGATAGGTGCAACCGTCACCGTCATCTCGCTGCTGCTCGGCTATCCCGTCGCCTATCACCTTGCCAAGTCGCGCTCGCGCTGGACAAGCCTGCTCTATATTTTCGTGCTGTCGCCGCTGCTCGTCGGTCTGGTCGTCAGGACCTTTGCCTGGATGATCATCCTGTCCAACAACGGCGTTGCCAACCAGGCGCTCAAGGCAGCCGGACTGATCGATTTTCCGCTTCAGCTGATGAACAATTCTCTCGGCGTCACCATCGCGCTGACGCATGTGTTCCTGCCCTTCATCATCCTGCCTTTGCTCGGCAACCTGCAGGCGATCAGCCCCGACCTTGCCATGGCCTCGCGCTCGCTCGGCGCCTCGCGGATGCGGACCTTCTGGAAGGTCACGCTGCCACTCAGCATGCCCGGCATTCAGGCCGGGACGATCCTGGTGTTCGTGCTGTCGATCAGTGCCTATGTCACACCCGCCATGCTCGGCGGCACTGGCGGCCGCACAATGTCGGTGCTGGTGGTGCAATATCTCGTCGACAACTTCCGCTGGCCGGCAGGTGCGGCACTGGCCATCATCATGGCGGCGGTGGCGGTCATCTTTGTCGGGGTTTATCTCAGGCTCACGGCGCGCGCGATGCGGAGGCTGCCATGACAGGTTCGTCGAGCGGCGTCGAAAAGACCATCTGGGACCGTCTGTTCACAGTTCTGGTGGCGGCGATCTATATTTTCCTGATGTTCCCGATCGTGCTGGTTGTACTGTTGTCGTTCAACTCGGGCGAGTTCCTGGCGTTTCCGCTCGAGGGCTTTTCACTGCGCTGGTTCGAAGCGCTGTTTTCGAACAAACGCTTCCTCGACGCCACGCTCTATTCGATCCAGATCGCTGCCACGTCGACCATCGTCAATGGCGTGATCGGCACGCTGGCGGCCATCTACGTTGCACGTCACGCGACCGCCTTCCGCGACTACATCCGTCTGGTCATGACCGCGCCATTGCTAGTGCCGGAAATCCTGACGGCGATCGCGCTGCTGTTCTACTTCTACGAGATCAGGATCGGCACCGAATATTCGATCGGCATCCAGATCGGCCACATCGTCGTCACCTTCCCCTATGTCTTCCTCAACGTGTCCTCGGCGCTGTTCAACTTCGACCGTTCGCAGGAAGAGGCCGCGCGCAGTCTCGGCGCCGGTGGCTGGATGACATTCCGGCGGGTGACGCTGCCGGCGATCAAGCCCGGCATCATTACCGGCTGCCTGTTTGCCTTCGTCATCTCCTTCGACATCTTCAACATTTCGCTGCTTTTGAAGTCGCTCGGCAAGAATACGCTGCCGCTCGAACTGTTCGACTATCTGCGCTTCAATTTCGATCCGACCGCCGCAGCGATCGCCTCGCTCAGCATCTTCATGACTTTTGCCGCGATCCTGATCATAGACCGGACCGTGGGGCTGCGCTCGCTCCGTTTCTGATGATGATCAGGTGAGGCATGAAGCCACTGCCAACGGGGCCTTTTGCCCGCGCGATTTCTGTAGCGGGCGGAGGCTGCTCGCTTGACAATTCGGCAGCCATAAAAATACATTTCAATATCAGAATTTGGTTCTGACGTGACAGCCGCCGGCAAGAAGCGCGCTCCATAGAGGGGAGGGCGGTCACGGGGACGAAGCCAGGGGCAGTCGCCGCCGGCCATCTCAGCATCATGAGGAGGATCAAAGTGCATCATTTTTCGCTTCTGCGCGGCGCAACATTCGCCGCGACCGCTGCAACGGCCCTGGTTGCCTTTGCCGGTACGCTGGCCGCTGCCGAACTGCCGAAGTCGGCCGAGGTCAAGGACACCGGCAAGCTGATTATCGCCAACACGCTCGAATACGCGCCGTTCGAATTCATCGACGAAAACGGCAAGCAGGTCGGCATCAATATCGAGTTGGCCCAGGAAACAGCCAAGCTGCTGGGCGCCGAGCTGGAGGTCACCCGTATTCCGTTTCCCTCGATGGTGCCCGGACTTGCCGCCGGTCGCTTCAAGGTGGCGTGGGAAACCTTCGCCGCCACCGACGAGCGGCTGAAGCAGGTCGACTTCGTGATGTTCATCAAGTCGGGCATCGTCGCCTCGACGACCGCCGACAAGGCCTCGCAGTTCCAGGGCGAGAACAATCTCTGCGGCAAGCGGGTCGGCGTCATCGGCGGCGCGGTGTCGGACTTCATCGCCGACCGGTTGAGCACCGAGTGCAAGGAAAAGGGTCTGCCCGAGATTGCCAAGAGCATCTTCCCCGAGGGCAAGGACATCATCCAGGCCGCGCTCTCCGATCGTATCGACGCCCGCCTCGACGATGCCACAGCATCTGGCTATTTCGAGGTGACCAGCAAGGGCCAGATGGTGGTCGTCCCAGGGCTTTACGACGTCGCACCGCTCGGCATCGCCATCCCGAAGGGCGACAAGGAAACGGCCGACATGCTGGCCGCCGGCGTCAACGAGTTGATCAAGAACGGCACCTACAAGACGATCATGACCAAGTACGGCATGACCAGCGCCATGATCGACGAAGCCTATGTTGTCGACAGCGCCGACAAGATCCGCAAATAATCGACAAGGCCGGCGAGGGGACGCCCCCTTGCCGGCCCTCAGGACTTCTGGGAGGGCGGCTAAGATGGACCGGGCCGATACGAATACGCCGCCGGAGGCGCTGACGGTCGTACCGCTGCGCCACTATGGCCTGTGGGTCGGCACCGCGATCACGCTGGTCATACTCGGGCTGATCCTCAAGGCGCTCGCCACCAACCCGGCTTTCGACTGGCCGACTGTCGGCAAGTACCTGTTCCACCCGTCGATCCTGCGCGGGCTCGGCCAGACGCTGGTGCTGACGGTCACCATCATGGCGCTGGCGATCATCATCGGCACCATCGTTGCCATCATGCGGTTATCGCCGAGCCGCATCCTCAATGCCTTTGCCAGCGCCTATATCTGGTTCTTCCGCGGTGCGCCGGCGCTGATCCAGCTGATCTTCTGGTTCAACCTGTCGCTGATCGTGCGCGAGTTCTCGCTGACGCTGCCGTTCGTCGGCACGCTGTTCACGGTCAAGACCAACGACTTCATGACCCCGTTCGTCGCAGCGGTGATCGCGCTGTCACTGCATGAAGCGGGCTACATGGCCGAGATCGTTCGCGCCGGCATCAACTCGGTGGCATCGGGCCAGACCGAGGCAGCCGGCAGCCTGGGCATGAACCATCGGTTGATCCTGCGCCGCATCACGCTGCCCCAGGCGATGCGCTTCATCGTGCCGCCGACAGGTAACGAAACGATCAACCTGTTGAAGACGACATCGCTGGTCACCATCATCGCCGTCAACGACCTGCTCTATGCCGCACAAAGCATCTATGCGCGTACCTTCGAGACGATCCCGCTGCTGATCGTCGTGGCCTTCTGGTACCTGTTCGTCGTCACCATCCTGTCGATCGGCCAGCACTATATCGAGCAGTATTACGGCAGGAGCGACCTGCAGCCGGGCGTGTCATTGGGCACCACGTTGAAACGCGCCTTCAGGTTCGGACGGGTGGCACAGCCAGCATGACATCGAAAGCAGAAAACCAGGCCCGCTTCGGCGTCCCCGACAACTCGATGGTGTTCGCGCGCGGCGTGCGCAAATCCTTCGGCGCGGTCGAGGTGCTGAAAGGCATCGACCTCAACGTGCCGACCGGCTCGGTCGCCTGTGTCATTGGCCCGTCGGGCTCGGGCAAGAGCACCTTTCTGCGCTGCATCAACCACCTGGAAGAGGTCAGCGGCGGCGTGCTCCTGGTCGATGGCGAATTCGTCGGCTACGACCTGCGCCAAGGCAAGCTCTACGAGGTCAACAACAAGCTTTTGTGCCAGCGCCGCGCCGACATCGGCATGGTGTTCCAGTCGTTCAACCTGTTCTCGCATATGACCGCGCTGGAAAACCTGATCGAGGCTCCGATGATGGTGAAGGGCCTGTCAAAAGCCGAAGCCAAGGACAAGGCCCGCGCGCTGCTCGAGCGCGTAGGGCTGTCGGCCAAGGCAGACGCCTATCCGCGCCAGCTTTCCGGCGGACAGCAGCAGCGCGTGGCGATCGCCCGTGCGCTGGCGATGAACCCCAAGGTTCTGCTGTTCGACGAGCCAACCTCGGCGCTCGACCCTGAGCTTGTCGGCGAGGTGCTGGTGGTCATGCGCGATCTTGCCGAGAGCGGCATGACGATGGTCGTCGTCACCCACGAGATTGGCTTTGCCCGCGAAGTCGGCGACCAGTTGATCTTCATGGATCGCGGCGTTGTTGAGGAGCGCGGCGAACCACGCGAGATGATCGCCAATCCGCAATCGCCGCGAACGCGGGAGTTCTTGTCTCACGTGCTGTGAGGAGCGCAAGGGCTGGCCATATGCGTGGCGCTGATACCCAACGTCGCAGGGGTCGGGGGCTAGGCAGAAAAAAAGCGGCTCGAAAGCCGCTTTTTTGTTGCCGTACACAGCCGGCTAAAAAACTGCCAGGTATTTGAGCAGCGAAATGACACCGATGATGATCACGACTATCTGCGCAATCTGCCGCATCTTTGCGTCGATAGGCAGTCGCTGCACCAGATAAAGCACGAGCACGATTACAAGGAATGTGATCAGAATACTGATGAGCACTGATGAGGCCATATGGTTCTCCTAGGGGCGTTGAATGAACGCCTGGTTCGGGCGGCGAAGTGCCGATCAATACCAACCGTTACGCTGGTCGCCTGAGCCTTTTGCAATGGCAAAGCCGATCATCACTCCGACCAGCCCCGCCAAGCCGACCACGATACCGGTTGCAGCCGGATTCTCTCGAGCGGTCTCCGAGACCGACTGGGCCTGTGTACGAAGCTGCTGAGCCGCCCGCGACGCCCGGGTCGACGCCTCTTCGATGGCGTCATTCGCCACATCGCGCGCTTCGGAGGCGAGCTCTGCGCTCCGTTCGGAAAGGGATTTGTTGATTTTGGCAATCTCCTTGCGCAGCTCGGAGATCTGCTTTTCGACTGACTTTTGAACGCTTTCGACGCTCGTGACTTCAGTCTTAGGTGTGTCAGCCATGATTTTTCCTTCTGCAACCAGATGGGGAACGGCGCAGACGGCAATTCGTTCCGTCAGTATCTCCTTTCCTCTCATTCAGACCGAGGATCAGGCAGCCACCTCGGCGAGGCCTGGTGTCGACTCCTCTCTGGCACGGCGCAAACAGGCCGTAGCCGGTCATCCTTTTGCACGATCGATCGACAAGCTACAGGCTCTCAAATAGGCGCCAGCAGAGACAGGGCGGTTCGTCATGCCCTGTCTTGTCTTTCAAAATAGCCGATCAGTCCTGCTCGTCGTTCGTCTGCGCGTGGTCGCGGCGGCCGGCCATGATCTCGCGCTTGCCGACATGGTTGGGCGCACCGACGAGGCCTTCCTTTTCCATGCGCTCGACCAAGGAAGCGGCACGGTTGTAGCCGATACCAAGTCGGCGCTGGATATAGGAGGTCGAGCACTTCTTGTCGCGCTGCACCACCTTGACCGCCTCGTCATAGATCGAGTCACCGTCCTCGGCGGCGACGGCCCCCTTGTCGAAGACTGGCGTGTCCTCGGCTTCCGGTACCTCGTCGTCCTCGTCGGCGGTGACCGTCTCGAGATATTCGGGACGTCCCTGCGCCTTGAGATGGGTGACGACGTGCTCGACCTCTGCGTCCGAAACAAACGGACCGTGGACACGGGAGATGCGGCCGCCGCCGGCCATGTGCAGCATGTCGCCCTGGCCGAGCAGTTGTTCGGCGCCTTGCTCACCCAGAATGGTGCGGCTGTCGATCTTCGACGTCACCTGGAACGAGATGCGGGTCGGGAAATTGGCCTTGATCGTGCCGGTGATGACGTCGACCGACGGGCGCTGCGTTGCCATGATCAGGTGGATGCCGGCGGCACGCGCCATCTGCGCAAGGCGCTGGATAGCACCCTCGATCTCCTTGCCGGCGACCATCATCAGGTCGGCCATCTCGTCGACGATGACGACGATGTAGGGCATCGGCGCGAGGTCGATCTCCTGCTCCTCGAAAAGCGGCACGCCGGTGCCTTTCTCGAAGCCGGTCTGCACCTGCATCACCACCGTCTCGCCCTTGTCGCGGGCAATCGCGGCGCGTTCGTTGTAGCCGTCGATATTGCGCACGCCGAGCCGCGCCATCTTGCGGTAGCGGTCTTCCATCTCGCGCACCGCCCATTTGAGTGCGGTGACCGCCTTCTTCGGATCGGTGACGACGGGGGTCAGAAGATGCGGGATGCCGTCATAGATCGAAAGCTCGAGCATCTTCGGATCGACCATGATCAGGCGGCACTCTTCCGGCTTCAGCCTGTAGAGCAAGGACAGGATCATGGTGTTGATGGCGACCGACTTGCCCGAGCCGGTGGTGCCGGCGACGAGCAAATGCGGCATCTTGGCGAGTTCGGCGATGACCGGTTCACCGCCGATGGTCTTGCCCAGGCAGAGAGCCAGCTTGCAGGCAGTATTGCGGAAGCCGTCCGACTCGATCAGCTCGCGGAAATAGACCGTCTCGCGCGTCTCGTTGGGCAGCTCGATGCCAATGACGTTGCGGCCGGGGATAACGGCGACACGCGCCGAAATCGCCGACATCGAACGAGCGATGTCGTCGGCAAGGCCAATGACACGCGAGGATTTGACGCCCGGCGCCGGCTCGAATTCGTAGAGCGTCACGACAGGGCCCGGGCGAACATGGATGATCTCGCCGCGCACGCCGAAATCCTCAAGCACGCTTTCCAGGAGGTCGGCATTCTGTTCCAGTCGCTCCTGCGACATGTAGAACCCCTGGCCTGCCGGCGGCAGCTGCAACAGCTCCTCGGAGGGCAATTCGTAGGCATCGCCAGTGGTCGCAGGCACGATCCTGCCCATCAGGGGCAAGGGCGACACCGGACGCGCAGGGGTCATTGGCTCGACGACACTGGCTGGCTCGGGCGCCGCTCCGACCGCTGGGGCCGGATGATGCAGCCCGGCAGTCGCAGCAACTTCAAGTTTCGCTTCGTTGGAGTTGGCGGGCGCGGCTGGCGCCGCGTTTACCTGATGCGGCGGAATGCACTCGATGACCCGGAACAGCGCCGTAATTTCTGCCGCCGGAATCTCGGCCTGCCTGGCGACGACGGGTGCCGCCGGCGCAACGCGGACCGCGACAGGCGCGGGGCGGGCGGCAACCACCGCGGCTGCCGGCGAAGGACCGTCCGAGGTGTTTGGCGCCATCAACTCAAAAAATGCATGGTCTGAAAGATAGGACCACCGGGCCTTCTTTGGCTGGGCCGCTGGAGCCTCACTGACACCTGCTGGCTTGGTTGCCGACTGTGCCGGCGGGGAGACGGGCGGCATGGCTGCTACGGCTTGCGTCAGGGGCGAGGCCGCCTGCTGGGCCGGCGCGGCGATCCTGCTGGCGATTTGCGCCTGCAAGGCCTCCACGACCTGGGCTCCCGTCGTCACGGTAACCGGCCGGGACGGAACACGATCGATGACGGGCGCGGCGGCTACCGCATGCTCGTTCACCTGCGGCTGAACCGCCGCGACATTCGTCTGGGCTTCATGATGGGCGGCTTCCGCCGCTTCGTATGCCTGGCGCTTCGCGGCGTCATAATCGGGCGTGCGGGTGAAGCGCACATTGGGCGCCAGGTAGAAATAATCCTGCCAGCCGGGGCCATCGGCCGGCGAGGGCACATGTGTCCGGTCACCCTTGCTCTCCGCACGATCCGGGCGGTCATCATGCGAGGCTTGGTTCGAAAAATTCACTCGAGGCAAACGCGTGCTTCCCATACTCAAGACTCGCTGATGAAACGTCCCCCGAGCAATAGGAAGCGAGTGGTTAACAGTTCCTTCCAGCTTTCTGCTTTGTGATCCGGAAGGGCCAATTCGCAACACCGGAACCAAGTCATTCTGCGTTTGTTAGACGAGTGTACGACTACAGCCGACACCAACGGATGATTGTGGAGTTCGCACGCCGGGTGTTTGCAAGCCCTTGTTCCGCTGTGCTAACTTTACGTCATGCGGTAAGGAGATGCGGACTTGTACCGCTTTTGGAATTGGTTTGCGTATCCGAAGGCTGGGGGCAAAAGAGGCGGAGGGCCCAGGCCCTCGAACCTCTCCATGGACCGCGATGCCCGCCTTGCAAGCTTCCTCGCAAACACCACCGATCTTGTTTCATTCTATGACCACGATTTCCGGCTGACCGACTGCTCGGTCAGGCTGAAGAGCATTCGCGGAAATGCCATGACCGCAGGTGCCATGGCCTGGGAGATTTACCCAAACTTTGGCGAGAACGAGCTTCGCGCAGCAATGCAGCTTGCTGCGCGCGATGGTTCATCGACGCAAATCAAGCTCAAGGCGCTGTCAGGTCAGCCAACGGGAGCGATCTTTTGCTTTGGAATGGCTGATGGCGTCGGCATCATCGAGACTGCTGAAACTGCGCAGGACGGCCGCGCGGCCACCGAGGAAGCGGATCGCGTGAAGTTGCTGCAGCATCAGGCGACGCACGACGCGCTGACCGGATTGCAGAACCGCCGCCGCTTCAGCGAGCGCCTGGACGAGGTCCTGGCGGAAAGCGGCGATTCCCGGGACAAGTCGGCCCTGCTGCAGATCGACCTCGACGATTTCAAATCGGTCAATGACACGCTTGGCCACGGCACCGGCGACACCTTGCTGCAGCTTGCAGCAAACAGGATCCGCGGCGCGCTGCAGGACGGCGACGCTGCCTACAGATACGCCGGCGACGAGTTCGCGGTCATCCAGGCGGGCAAGCAACAGCCCATGGCGGCCGAACGGCTGGCGCAGGCGATTGTCGATGCCTTCAAGGCGCCCTTCGTCATCAACGACATACCGCTTTTCGTCGGCGCCAGCGTCGGCATTGCTTTCGGCCCCCAGCACGGGGTCGAGAGCGAAGAACTGATGAAAGCGGCCGACATCGCCCTTTACGCGGCCAAGCGCGACGGCCGCGGCTGCGCACGCACGTTCAACCGCTCGATGATGCTGCTGCTGGAGCAGCGGGAGAATCTGCGGCGAAGCCTGCGCATGGCCCTGGAGCGACAGGAGCTCTACCTTGAATACCAGCCGCTCATTCGCCCGCCATCGACAGTGATCGGCTTCGAGGCGCTGCTGAGATGGCATCATCCCGAGGTTGGCCTCATTCCGCCGAACGTGTTCATACCGATTGCCGAAGCCGACGGCTTGATGGACGACATCGGCCGCTGGGTGCTCGAGGAAGCCTGCCGACAGGCAATGACCTGGCCACCCTCGCTGAACGTCGCGGTAAACCTGTCACCGGCGCAGTTCCTGAGCGGCTCGCTCACCGACACCGTGGCCCAGATCATCGACAAGGTCGGCATCCGCGCCGACCGCGTCGAGCTCGAGATCACCGAAACGGTGCTTCTGGAGCAGACAGTCGACAATCTCGACACGCTTAATACGCTCAATGTCCTGGGCATCCGGATTTCGCTCGACGACTTCGGCACGCACTACTCGTCGCTGAGCTATCTCAAGAATTTCCCCTTCGATACGCTGAAGATCGACCAGTATTTCATCAAGGACCTGGTTGCCGACCGCAAGAGCCAGGCGATCGTCCGATCCGTCATGAGCCTGGCACACGGCCTGGGCATCAGCGTCACCGCGGAGGGGGTCGAAACAGCCGGCCAGGCAAACTGGCTGATCGAAGAGGGCTGTGATTGCTTGCAGGGCAACTTCCTTGGGCGACCGATGGGGGCGGACGCGACGGGTGAGTTTGCGGACCGCCCGCTGGCGGAAGAAAAAGCGCCGCAAGCACAAGATCGATCATGACGTCAGGCAACACCCTGCAAGCTTGCCTCGACGGGGCAAGCGAACAAGGCCATACATACGGATAGTGTCAGGGCCGACCGACTTCCGGCCGGACACCTCAAACAAGCCGCGCGGCGCTGCTGCTCGGCCAGAACGGCAAGAGGGTGACATGCCTACCAAAGATGCGAATGCGGAACCAAGTTTTCGCACAATGATCCAGGTCGACATGGAGATCGCATCTTTCCTTTCGAATTGGGCGCATTGCGACTACATTTCGAGTTATCTGGCGCGTACGATCAGCCATAACAGGCCCGACTCCGTTCTGTTTTCAAATCTCTTTTCATCCGCATTGAATGAATTGCTGGAGGTCACTTTCAGGACACGCCACTCTGGGGGAGCGCTCGAATGCAGGCTGTCTCGCCTCGGCGAGACCGACCGGATCGAGTTGACGTTTGCCTGCAGCCGGGAAGAGCACGCCTTCCTGGAGTCTGCGGTTGCGCGGGTCCAGGGAGCCGATCGGCAGGCGCGCTACCTGAGCTCGCTTTCAGGCGATGTCGCACCCAGCCGCGACATGATGCTTCTCGAACTGACCGTCAACTACAACGCCACGCTTCGGCTTGAAGAGGTTGATGCCGATACGGTCACGATCGTCGTCGACCTTCCGCTCGGGGGCCTGGCAAATTGACTGCACACCCGGCCCCATCCAGCATCTCAGGGCGCTTCAAGGCGCATTTTGACCTGAACAACCAGGAATTTTCGATTGCCGGCTCGGTGCGCCCGCAAACGATCGACGAGCTTGCGCCGAGCCTGGCGCTGCTGAAGGAGTCGATCGAAAGCGTCCGCGGCGTGCTTTACATCAACGTCAGACGCCTCGCGCAGATGAACAACACTGCGTT comes from the Aminobacter aminovorans genome and includes:
- a CDS encoding ABC transporter ATP-binding protein; amino-acid sequence: MTALTIDRINKRYGNLHILKDISIPIGQGEFVSLLGPSGCGKTTTLRCIAGFERPDDGRILFGNRDVTRALPEQRDIGMVFQSYALFPHMTVAENLSFGLEVRKISMPDRQRRIADVLAMVRLEGYDKRYPRELSGGQQQRVALARALVIEPSVLLLDEPLANLDATLRDEMRFFIRDLQQRVGITSIYVTHDQAEAMVMSDKIVVMSAGTISQFGSPREIYERPASQSVAGFIGRSNTIAGKIAEALGQDSYKVDTPCGSIGTTGPAGLAKGAEVKIMIRPENIDTQRKGAGRPTSAGPAGAHGNVLTGSVVNSVYQGSANQLAVKLASGDRVIVDVNGRNPLDIGEQVALRFAARDTWVLAS
- a CDS encoding ABC transporter permease yields the protein MSATEAAPRLESRGNRGSATWMVVPALVLLIGFFALPYLTIITMSLREASTRAVYGDGFTLAHYTTALGDFYIWGILGRTLLIGATVTVISLLLGYPVAYHLAKSRSRWTSLLYIFVLSPLLVGLVVRTFAWMIILSNNGVANQALKAAGLIDFPLQLMNNSLGVTIALTHVFLPFIILPLLGNLQAISPDLAMASRSLGASRMRTFWKVTLPLSMPGIQAGTILVFVLSISAYVTPAMLGGTGGRTMSVLVVQYLVDNFRWPAGAALAIIMAAVAVIFVGVYLRLTARAMRRLP
- a CDS encoding ABC transporter permease, with the translated sequence MTGSSSGVEKTIWDRLFTVLVAAIYIFLMFPIVLVVLLSFNSGEFLAFPLEGFSLRWFEALFSNKRFLDATLYSIQIAATSTIVNGVIGTLAAIYVARHATAFRDYIRLVMTAPLLVPEILTAIALLFYFYEIRIGTEYSIGIQIGHIVVTFPYVFLNVSSALFNFDRSQEEAARSLGAGGWMTFRRVTLPAIKPGIITGCLFAFVISFDIFNISLLLKSLGKNTLPLELFDYLRFNFDPTAAAIASLSIFMTFAAILIIDRTVGLRSLRF
- a CDS encoding ABC transporter substrate-binding protein — encoded protein: MHHFSLLRGATFAATAATALVAFAGTLAAAELPKSAEVKDTGKLIIANTLEYAPFEFIDENGKQVGINIELAQETAKLLGAELEVTRIPFPSMVPGLAAGRFKVAWETFAATDERLKQVDFVMFIKSGIVASTTADKASQFQGENNLCGKRVGVIGGAVSDFIADRLSTECKEKGLPEIAKSIFPEGKDIIQAALSDRIDARLDDATASGYFEVTSKGQMVVVPGLYDVAPLGIAIPKGDKETADMLAAGVNELIKNGTYKTIMTKYGMTSAMIDEAYVVDSADKIRK
- a CDS encoding amino acid ABC transporter permease, whose translation is MDRADTNTPPEALTVVPLRHYGLWVGTAITLVILGLILKALATNPAFDWPTVGKYLFHPSILRGLGQTLVLTVTIMALAIIIGTIVAIMRLSPSRILNAFASAYIWFFRGAPALIQLIFWFNLSLIVREFSLTLPFVGTLFTVKTNDFMTPFVAAVIALSLHEAGYMAEIVRAGINSVASGQTEAAGSLGMNHRLILRRITLPQAMRFIVPPTGNETINLLKTTSLVTIIAVNDLLYAAQSIYARTFETIPLLIVVAFWYLFVVTILSIGQHYIEQYYGRSDLQPGVSLGTTLKRAFRFGRVAQPA
- a CDS encoding amino acid ABC transporter ATP-binding protein, which encodes MTSKAENQARFGVPDNSMVFARGVRKSFGAVEVLKGIDLNVPTGSVACVIGPSGSGKSTFLRCINHLEEVSGGVLLVDGEFVGYDLRQGKLYEVNNKLLCQRRADIGMVFQSFNLFSHMTALENLIEAPMMVKGLSKAEAKDKARALLERVGLSAKADAYPRQLSGGQQQRVAIARALAMNPKVLLFDEPTSALDPELVGEVLVVMRDLAESGMTMVVVTHEIGFAREVGDQLIFMDRGVVEERGEPREMIANPQSPRTREFLSHVL
- a CDS encoding Thivi_2564 family membrane protein, with the translated sequence MASSVLISILITFLVIVLVLYLVQRLPIDAKMRQIAQIVVIIIGVISLLKYLAVF
- a CDS encoding DUF883 family protein, giving the protein MADTPKTEVTSVESVQKSVEKQISELRKEIAKINKSLSERSAELASEARDVANDAIEEASTRASRAAQQLRTQAQSVSETARENPAATGIVVGLAGLVGVMIGFAIAKGSGDQRNGWY
- a CDS encoding DNA translocase FtsK, which produces MGSTRLPRVNFSNQASHDDRPDRAESKGDRTHVPSPADGPGWQDYFYLAPNVRFTRTPDYDAAKRQAYEAAEAAHHEAQTNVAAVQPQVNEHAVAAAPVIDRVPSRPVTVTTGAQVVEALQAQIASRIAAPAQQAASPLTQAVAAMPPVSPPAQSATKPAGVSEAPAAQPKKARWSYLSDHAFFELMAPNTSDGPSPAAAVVAARPAPVAVRVAPAAPVVARQAEIPAAEITALFRVIECIPPHQVNAAPAAPANSNEAKLEVAATAGLHHPAPAVGAAPEPASVVEPMTPARPVSPLPLMGRIVPATTGDAYELPSEELLQLPPAGQGFYMSQERLEQNADLLESVLEDFGVRGEIIHVRPGPVVTLYEFEPAPGVKSSRVIGLADDIARSMSAISARVAVIPGRNVIGIELPNETRETVYFRELIESDGFRNTACKLALCLGKTIGGEPVIAELAKMPHLLVAGTTGSGKSVAINTMILSLLYRLKPEECRLIMVDPKMLELSIYDGIPHLLTPVVTDPKKAVTALKWAVREMEDRYRKMARLGVRNIDGYNERAAIARDKGETVVMQVQTGFEKGTGVPLFEEQEIDLAPMPYIVVIVDEMADLMMVAGKEIEGAIQRLAQMARAAGIHLIMATQRPSVDVITGTIKANFPTRISFQVTSKIDSRTILGEQGAEQLLGQGDMLHMAGGGRISRVHGPFVSDAEVEHVVTHLKAQGRPEYLETVTADEDDEVPEAEDTPVFDKGAVAAEDGDSIYDEAVKVVQRDKKCSTSYIQRRLGIGYNRAASLVERMEKEGLVGAPNHVGKREIMAGRRDHAQTNDEQD
- a CDS encoding putative bifunctional diguanylate cyclase/phosphodiesterase, translating into MDRDARLASFLANTTDLVSFYDHDFRLTDCSVRLKSIRGNAMTAGAMAWEIYPNFGENELRAAMQLAARDGSSTQIKLKALSGQPTGAIFCFGMADGVGIIETAETAQDGRAATEEADRVKLLQHQATHDALTGLQNRRRFSERLDEVLAESGDSRDKSALLQIDLDDFKSVNDTLGHGTGDTLLQLAANRIRGALQDGDAAYRYAGDEFAVIQAGKQQPMAAERLAQAIVDAFKAPFVINDIPLFVGASVGIAFGPQHGVESEELMKAADIALYAAKRDGRGCARTFNRSMMLLLEQRENLRRSLRMALERQELYLEYQPLIRPPSTVIGFEALLRWHHPEVGLIPPNVFIPIAEADGLMDDIGRWVLEEACRQAMTWPPSLNVAVNLSPAQFLSGSLTDTVAQIIDKVGIRADRVELEITETVLLEQTVDNLDTLNTLNVLGIRISLDDFGTHYSSLSYLKNFPFDTLKIDQYFIKDLVADRKSQAIVRSVMSLAHGLGISVTAEGVETAGQANWLIEEGCDCLQGNFLGRPMGADATGEFADRPLAEEKAPQAQDRS